A genome region from Leguminivora glycinivorella isolate SPB_JAAS2020 chromosome 13, LegGlyc_1.1, whole genome shotgun sequence includes the following:
- the LOC125232942 gene encoding uncharacterized protein LOC125232942 isoform X2 — MLRCGVIEPVDTSEWATPLVPVPRPEPVEHSDEAPDHSDHADTPVATSTPRRSHQSPVSSRAADARPGTPQSSPRSSCSEDLFLSPTTSTTPPSKPPQLPRHIRECRLKNPPKYKF, encoded by the exons ATGCTGCGCTGCGGCGTCATCGAGCCGGTCGACACGTCGGAGTGGGCCACGCCGCTGGTACCG GTACCTCGGCCCGAACCAGTGGAACACTCTGACGAGGCACCTGACCACTCTGACCACGCTGACACTCCAGTAGCCACGAGCACGCCGCGGCGCAGTCATCAAAGTCCGGTTTCGAGCCGAGCAGCTGACGCGCGGCCCGGAACACCGCAGAGTTCGCCAAGGTCAAGTTGTAGCGAAGACCTATTTTTGTCACCTACAACAAGTACAACTCCACCTTCTAAACCGCCCCAGTTACCTAGGCATATTAGGGAATGTCGATTAAAAAACCCACCGAAGTataaattttag
- the LOC125232942 gene encoding uncharacterized protein LOC125232942 isoform X1, translating to MLRCGVIEPVDTSEWATPLVPVRKADGGLRICADYKVPRPEPVEHSDEAPDHSDHADTPVATSTPRRSHQSPVSSRAADARPGTPQSSPRSSCSEDLFLSPTTSTTPPSKPPQLPRHIRECRLKNPPKYKF from the exons ATGCTGCGCTGCGGCGTCATCGAGCCGGTCGACACGTCGGAGTGGGCCACGCCGCTGGTACCGGTGCGTAAAGCCGATGGGGGTCTGCGAATCTGTGCGGATTACAAG GTACCTCGGCCCGAACCAGTGGAACACTCTGACGAGGCACCTGACCACTCTGACCACGCTGACACTCCAGTAGCCACGAGCACGCCGCGGCGCAGTCATCAAAGTCCGGTTTCGAGCCGAGCAGCTGACGCGCGGCCCGGAACACCGCAGAGTTCGCCAAGGTCAAGTTGTAGCGAAGACCTATTTTTGTCACCTACAACAAGTACAACTCCACCTTCTAAACCGCCCCAGTTACCTAGGCATATTAGGGAATGTCGATTAAAAAACCCACCGAAGTataaattttag
- the LOC125232613 gene encoding uncharacterized protein LOC125232613, whose translation MAPLYSKFALCFLIMTLADAGVLKSRQISLPSGPIVMDVAIRQKSNDTAAKTIATMKIEIDGEDKKVTLFDAAAEMPPDKVIEMENNPKFVPSIEDRSIFSGTKCPKGYVKRDNVCFPEDYD comes from the coding sequence atggctcCATTATATTCCAAGTTCGCTCTGTGCTTTCTAATAATGACTCTTGCTGATGCAGGAGTTTTGAAATCAAGACAGATCAGTTTACCATCAGGACCTATTGTTATGGATGTGGCTATTCGACAAAAGAGTAACGACACCGCAGCTAAGACGATTGCAACTATGAAGATTGAAATAGATGGAGAAGATAAGAAGGTGACTCTATTCGACGCCGCAGCAGAGATGCCTCCTGATAAAGTGATCGAAATGGAAAATAATCCTAAGTTTGTGCCAAGCATCGAAGACAGGAGCATATTTTCtggaacaaagtgtcctaaagGATACGTAAAGCGAGATAATGTGTGTTTTCCTGAAGATTATGATTGA